Proteins from one Kazachstania africana CBS 2517 chromosome 1, complete genome genomic window:
- the RRP8 gene encoding 25S rRNA (adenine645-N1)-methyltransferase (similar to Saccharomyces cerevisiae RRP8 (YDR083W); ancestral locus Anc_8.215): MELFKVEGWNLKTNQVAKEAKKLNPAKEKHKQKKKNAKKQRNEQVNAEDEQNSITNTTEKKITKRKKQKLASNVTSTAVKTESTAQPKKNLTLLQQKMLAKLTGSRFRWINEQLYTISSEDALKLISEQPQLFDEYHDGFRSQVQSWPANPVDVFIEQFKARSVKPINAPGGLPGLQKDKKLVIADMGCGEAELALKVDQFFRQRAKQRKNRKISYEIHSFDLKKANDRITVADIRHVPLEDQSCSVVIFCLSLMGTNFLDFIKEAYRILAPRGELWISEIKSRFSDGQGDEFVDSLKLLGFFHKKTDNDNKMFTRFEFFKPSQDIIEERKAKLERRQKFIEVETKKEELEKKRSKVAEGKWLLKPCIYKRR; encoded by the coding sequence ATGGAACTGTTCAAAGTTGAGGGGTGGAATCTTAAAACCAATCAAGTTGCTAAAGAGGCTAAAAAACTCAACCCTGCAAAGGAAAAACAtaaacaaaagaagaaaaatgcaAAGAAACAGCGTAATGAACAAGTAAACGCTGAGGATGAGCAAAATTCAATCACAAATACAACTGAAAAGAAGATTACGAAGCGAAAGAAGCAGAAGCTTGCATCAAATGTAACTTCGACAGCTGTTAAAACCGAATCTACTGCTcaaccaaagaaaaatcttaCCTTATTGCAACAAAAGATGTTGGCAAAATTAACTGGTTCAAGGTTTAGATGGATCAATGAACAATTATACACGATTTCTTCAGAAGACGCATTAAAGCTTATTTCGGAACAACCACAATTATTCGATGAATATCACGATGGATTCCGTTCGCAAGTTCAATCATGGCCAGCAAATCCAGTAGACGTATTCATAGAACAATTTAAAGCACGTTCAGTGAAACCAATAAATGCTCCAGGTGGTCTACCAGGTTTGcaaaaagataaaaaacTGGTGATCGCCGACATGGGCTGCGGTGAAGCTGAATTGGCGCTAAAAgttgatcaatttttcagacAAAGAGCTAAACAAAGGAAAAATAGGAAGATTAGCTATGAAATTCACAGTTTTGATCTCAAAAAAGCTAATGACAGAATTACTGTTGCAGATATTCGTCACGTCCCTCTAGAAGATCAATCATGTTCCGTGGttatattttgtttatCATTAATGGGTACCAATTTCCTAGATTTTATTAAAGAAGCTTACAGAATCCTGGCTCCAAGAGGTGAATTATGGATTTcagaaattaaatcaaGATTTTCTGATGGTCAAGGTGATGAATTCGTGGactctttgaaattattagGATTTTTCCATAAAAAGactgataatgataataagaTGTTCacaagatttgaatttttcaaaccaTCTCAAGATATTATCGAAGAAAGAAAGGCCAAACTAGAGAGAAGACAgaaattcattgaagtaGAAACTAAGAAGGAAGAATTAGAGAAGAAGAGGTCTAAGGTTGCTGAAGGTAAATGGCTATTAAAACCATGCATTTACAAAAGAAGGTAG